From a single Mangifera indica cultivar Alphonso chromosome 19, CATAS_Mindica_2.1, whole genome shotgun sequence genomic region:
- the LOC123202658 gene encoding symplekin isoform X3 — protein MFHWPRKVERWLEELWTWMVRFKDAIFSIALEPGFVGTKLLALKFLEIYVLLFTSDANDSEKFTTEAATGGKQAFNISRLEGGHPFLDPVALMSEANRMLATLLDLLQSASNLPGPVTIAVVNCLAAIARKRPLQYDAILSALFDFNPNLETLKGCHGASIHYSLRTAFLGFLRCTHPVIMESRDRLLRVLRAMNAGEAADQVVRQVDKMIKNSERGSRETRLGRDDQSSSQLPVSGDLSRKRPMPSDSEEINNGPEAPSKYSRYGPNTQSAFSIQINGPGQDSVPVNGVSSNLPLLDSDLTPVEQMIAMIGALLAEGERGAESLEILISNVHPDLLADIVITNMRHLPKTPPPLTRLGNSPVAQQISSLSSSAQVAALSTQINAMPSPVLTTQLQVPLSSASSLSDTTAINIPAADSKRDPRRDPRRLDPRRVATLAGVPSIPVADDAGPVQSEFDGSASVSRPPSLAVMATAENPLTPAMTSAKSDDKNLESPSVSRIDLPNPKEDRLVGSEEIVHSSETFALSDHASSLHAVDEDSTAVEVSDVEMHGTGTSGLQEPDQSSPAVSNASASEETCQDLPPPPLYFELTEEQQSSVRKLAIEQIIESYKRLMETGCSETCKGLLAQLITQIDADDEIVVMLQKHVVVNYQQQKGHELVQHVLYHLYSLMILGSSESSSNAAVVYEKFLLAVAKSLLDAFPASDKSFSRLLGEVPFLPDSGLDLLDNLCSSDVFDLHGKEVRDGERVTQGLGAVWSLILGRPTNRLACLDIALKCAVHSQDEIRAKAIRLVSNKLFQVSYITENIEQYATDMMLSALDQYPSDVQHLKPGSIDQRAEREVGSQETSISGSQVSDSRTSEMDSVGGAQPIAHSVSTVSVPEAQRLSSLFFALCTKKPSLLRLIFDNYVRAPKAVKQAFHRHIPILVRALGSTCSELLHIISDPPQGSENLLTLVLQILTQETTPSSSLIATVKHLYETKLKDATILIPMLSSLSKNEVLPIFPRLVDLPLEKFQMALAHILQGSAHTGPALTPVEVLVAIHEIVPERDGLALKKITDACSACFEQRTVFTQQVLAKALNHMVDQTPLPLLFMRTVIQAIDAFPTLVDFVMEILSKLVSKQVWRMPKLWVGFLKCMSQTRPHSFPVLLQLPPPQLESALNKYANLRGPLAAYAGRPSVKTSIPRSTLAVLGLVNEPHLQQANVPSLQSSDTGSSVHGTTLT, from the exons ATG tttcatTGGCCTCGTAAAGTAGAGCGGTGGCTTGAAGAACTTTGGACGTGGATGGTTAGGTTTAAGGATGCTATCTTTTCAATTGCATTGGAG CCTGGATTCGTTGGGACAAAGTTGCTGGCACTGAAGTTTTTGGAAATATATGTTCTGCTTTTTACCTCTGATGCAAATGATTCTGAAAAGTTTACCACTGAAG cTGCAACAGGTGGTAAACAGGCTTTCAATATATCGCGGCTGGAGGGTGGACACCCGTTTTTAGATCCTGTTGCACTTATGTCAGAAGCAAATAGGATGCTAGCCACTCTATTGGATTTATTGCAATCAGCTAGTAATCTCCCTGGTCCAGTGACAATAGCTGTTGTCAATTG tCTTGCAGCTATAGCAAGGAAGAGGCCGCTCCAGTATGATGCTATTCTTTCTGCACTGTTTGATTTTAATCCGAACCTTGAGACACTGAAGGGATGTCATGGTGCCAGTATTCATTACTCCTTAAGGACTGCCTTTTTGGGGTTTCTTAGGTGTACTCACCCAGTCATCATGGAG TCCAGAGACAGATTGCTTAGAGTTCTAAGAGCAATGAATGCTGGGGAAGCTGCGGATCAAGTTGTTAGACaagttgataaaatgataaaaaattctgAGCGTGGTTCACGTGAAACTCGGTTGGGCAGG GATGATCAATCATCATCCCAGCTGCCTGTTTCAGGGGATCTGTCAAGAAAAAGGCCTATGCCTTCAGATAGTGAAGAGATTAATAATGGTCCTGAGGCACCTTCTAAGTATAGCCGTTATGGTCCTAACACCCAATCTGCTTtctcaattcaaataaatggtCCTGGACAGGATTCAGTTCCTGTTAATGGTGTGTCCTCTAATCTTCCTCTTTTGGATAGTGATTTGACTCCTGTGGAACAAATGATTGCGATGATTGGTGCCTTGCTTGCTGAAGGAGAGAGGGGTGCTGAATCTCTTGAGATACTTATTTCAAATGTTCATCCTGATCTGTTGGCTGATATTGTTATAACTAATATGAGGCACCTACCTAAGACCCCCCCACCTTTGACAAGGCTTGGGAACTCACCAGTAGCTCAGCAGATAAGCTCTTTAAGTAGTTCTGCCCAGGTTGCAGCACTTTCCACACAAATAAATGCCATGCCATCTCCAGTTCTCACTACACAATTACAAGTACCTCTTTCTTCAGCTTCATCTTTGTCTGATACAACCGCCATCAACATTCCTGCCGCAGATTCTAAACGTGATCCGAGAAGG GATCCCCGGCGCTTGGATCCCCGGCGTGTCGCAACACTTGCTGGAGTTCCGTCCATACCTGTTGCAGATGATGCTGGTCCTGTGCAATCTGAATTTGATGGTTCTGCTTCTGTAAGTAGGCCTCCTTCACTAGCTGTTATGGCAACTGCTGAAAATCCTTTGACACCTGCAATGACTAGCGCCAAAAGTGATGATAAGAATCTAGAAAGCCCATCAGTTTCTAGAATTGATCTACCTAATCCAAAGGAGGATAGACTTGTTGGATCTGAAGAAATTGTCCATAGTTCAGAGACTTTCGCTTTGTCAGATCATGCCAGTTCTCTTCATGCAGTTGACGAAGATTCTACTGCAGTGGAGGTGTCTGATGTTGAAATGCATGGGACTGGTACTTCAGGTTTGCAAGAACCTGATCAGAGTTCTCCAGCTGTTTCTAATGCATCTGCATCTGAGGAGACCTGTCAAGATTTACCTCCGCCGCCATTATATTTTGAGCTGACTGAAGAACAGCAAAGCAGTGTAAGAAAATTAGCTATTGAACAGATAATTGAATCTTACAAACGTCTTATGGAGACGGGGTGTAGTGAGACATGCAAGGGGTTGCTTGCTCAATTGATCACCCAG attGATGCAGATGATGAGATAGTTGTGATGCTGCAAAAACATGTAGTAGTAAATTACCAACAGCAAAAG GGGCATGAGCTTGTACAGCATGTTCTTTACCATCTGTATTCTCTTATGATCTTGGGTTCAAGTGAAAGTTCTTCGAATGCTGCTGTTGTGTATGAGAAATTCCTCTTGGCAGTG GCCAAATCTTTGCTTGATGCTTTCCCGGCTTCGGACAAGTCTTTTAGTAGGCTTCTTGGTGAAGTTCCATTTCTACCTGACTCTGGCTTAGATTTGTTGGATAATCTCTGTTCTTCCGATGTTTTTGATCTCCATGGAAAAGAGGTCCGTGATGGTGAGCGTGTCACACAGGGCCTGGGGGCCGTTTGGAGTTTGATTTTGGGGCGCCCAACTAACCGGCTTGCCTGTTTAGATATAGCTTTGAAG TGTGCTGTTCATTCACAAGATGAAATTCGAGCAAAAGCTATTAGGCTG GTGTCAAACAAACTTTTTCAGGTAAGCTATATAACTGAAAATATTGAGCAATATGCTACAGATATGATGCTGTCTGCTCTAGATCAGTATCCTTCTGATGTACAGCATTTAAAGCCTGGGTCCATTGATCAAAGAGCTGAGAGGGAG GTTGGAAGTCAGGAGACATCCATTAGTGGCTCCCAAGTTTCAGATTCTAGGACCTCTGAAATGGATTCTGTGGGGGGTGCTCAACCTATTGCTCATAGTGTTTCAACTGTATCAGTTCCTGAAGCTCAACGTCTCAGTTCGTTATTTTTTGCTTTATGTACAAAG aaaCCTAGTCTTCTTCGacttatttttgataattatgtACGAGCTCCAAAAGCAGTAAAGCAG GCTTTTCATCGCCATATTCCAATTCTTGTAAGGGCCTTGGGTTCAACTTGTTCAGAATTATTGCATATAATATCTGATCCACCACAAGGAAGCGAAAATCTCTTGACTCTA GTGCTGCAGATATTGACCCAAGAAACAACTCCTTCTTCCAGTCTAATTGCCACTGTTAAACATTTATATGAAACTAAGTTAAAG GATGCCACAATTCTTATTCCTATGCTTTCTTCACTTTCCAAAAATGAG GTGCTACCTATTTTCCCACGCCTTGTTGACCTTCCATTAGAAAAGTTCCAGATGGCGCTTGCTCACATACTACAG GGTTCAGCTCATACTGGCCCAGCTTTAACTCCAGTAGAAGTGTTGGTTGCAATACATGAAATTGTTCCTGAGAGAGATGGTCTTGCACTGAAAAAG ATAACAGATGCTTGCTCAGCCTGTTTTGAGCAGCGCACAGTTTTCACTCAGCAGGTTTTGGCAAAGGCCTTGAACCACATG GTTGATCAAACTCCTTTGCCACTACTCTTCATGAGAACAGTAATTCAGGCAATTGACGCTTTTCCTACTCTG GTTGATTTTGTTATGGAAATTCTATCCAAACTTGTGAGTAAACAG GTCTGGAGAATGCCAAAGTTGTGGGTTGGGTTCTTGAAATGCATGTCTCAAACACGACCACATTCTTTTCCCGTATTGCTACAG TTACCACCTCCACAACTTGAGAGTGCTCTGAATAAATACGCCAACCTCAGAGGTCCCCTAGCCGCATATGCTGGCCGACCAAGTGTGAAAACTTCAATACCAAG ATCAACACTTGCAGTTCTTGGTCTTGTAAATGAACCGCATTTGCAGCAGGCAAATGTGCCATCTTTGCAGTCCTCGGATACAGGTTCTTCTGTACATGGAACAACTTTAACGTAA